From one Streptomyces sp. N50 genomic stretch:
- a CDS encoding UvrD-helicase domain-containing protein, whose protein sequence is MTDAYLDSPPLTDEQRAVVEQPWDARVLVTAGAGAGKTHTLVRRLDALCGNEDPEAALEAAEILVLTFSRAAARELRERITRHGERAHRVRARTFDAWAYEVLLQSRPDVEWATVAFDERIAAAAQAVEKGALELGDAVPPAHVVIDEVQDLLGGRRELVEALLDRYQESCGFTVVGDAAQSVYGFQIEDPAERADETGRFFDWLRCSYPDDLVELRLTRNFRATTPEARIALAYGPRLQRLDDPSEAEDLYDGLRDLLLDPANGMVDLDDEFTLAGLRDLTDTCAVLTRDNQQALVVSELLHAHGVEHRLRRPLEERPVPFWVAELLRRTEATGLTEERFSALLAEIPLPYSPDTGALWTVLRRVARGAGRGVLDMDRLRRAVAEGRFPDEGADPETARIVVSTVHRAKGLEFDRVIVLSPPTVAELHKRYKDGLDLPAEARALYVAMTRPRQDLYHVTPPELPHFKRAGRRHDGRLFLGSWRSYDRFGIVAAAGDVSRDDPPGEGTEAAATQAYLLDRVRPGQEVVLRRRHDLPMGDAQSPPYVLLHDGREIGEASRRFREGLFQVQKVSRTWDPWWPDEIHGLRIDTLETVTGSIAAGANAGLGDRGVWIAPRITGIGRYRRADTDEEQSA, encoded by the coding sequence GTGACCGACGCCTACCTCGACAGTCCCCCGCTCACCGACGAGCAGCGGGCGGTCGTCGAACAGCCTTGGGACGCGCGGGTCCTGGTCACCGCCGGGGCCGGTGCGGGCAAGACCCACACCCTGGTGCGCCGGCTCGACGCGCTGTGCGGGAACGAGGATCCGGAGGCGGCACTGGAGGCCGCCGAGATCCTGGTGCTCACGTTCTCCCGGGCGGCGGCCAGGGAACTGCGCGAACGGATCACCCGGCACGGTGAACGCGCCCATCGGGTGCGCGCCCGGACGTTCGACGCCTGGGCCTACGAGGTGCTCCTGCAGTCGCGTCCGGACGTCGAGTGGGCGACGGTCGCCTTCGACGAGCGGATCGCCGCCGCGGCCCAGGCGGTCGAGAAGGGCGCGTTGGAGCTCGGCGACGCCGTCCCGCCCGCGCACGTCGTGATCGACGAGGTGCAGGATCTGCTGGGCGGACGCCGTGAGTTGGTGGAGGCGCTCCTCGACCGGTACCAGGAGAGCTGCGGCTTCACCGTCGTAGGAGACGCGGCCCAGTCCGTGTACGGGTTCCAGATCGAGGATCCCGCCGAACGGGCCGACGAGACGGGCCGGTTCTTCGACTGGCTGCGTTGCTCCTACCCCGACGACCTGGTGGAGCTGCGGCTCACCCGGAACTTCCGCGCCACCACCCCCGAGGCCCGGATCGCGCTGGCGTACGGTCCCCGCCTCCAGCGGCTCGACGACCCGAGCGAGGCGGAGGACCTCTACGACGGACTGCGCGACCTGCTCCTGGACCCGGCGAACGGCATGGTCGACCTCGACGACGAGTTCACCCTGGCGGGCCTCAGGGACCTGACCGACACCTGCGCCGTCCTCACCCGTGACAACCAACAGGCTCTCGTGGTCTCCGAGTTGTTGCACGCGCACGGTGTCGAGCATCGGCTGCGGCGCCCGCTCGAAGAGCGCCCGGTGCCGTTCTGGGTGGCCGAACTGCTGCGCCGTACGGAGGCGACCGGCCTCACCGAGGAGCGGTTCTCCGCCCTGCTCGCGGAGATCCCGCTGCCGTACTCGCCCGACACCGGCGCACTGTGGACGGTGTTGCGTCGGGTGGCGCGTGGCGCCGGACGCGGTGTGCTGGACATGGACCGGTTGCGGCGTGCGGTCGCGGAGGGCCGGTTCCCCGACGAGGGGGCGGACCCGGAGACGGCGCGGATCGTCGTCTCGACCGTCCACCGGGCCAAGGGCCTCGAGTTCGACCGGGTGATCGTCCTGTCCCCGCCGACCGTCGCCGAGCTCCACAAGCGGTACAAGGACGGGCTGGACCTCCCCGCCGAGGCCCGCGCGCTGTACGTGGCGATGACGCGCCCCCGCCAGGACCTGTACCACGTGACGCCGCCCGAGCTGCCGCACTTCAAGCGGGCGGGCAGGCGGCACGACGGCCGCCTCTTCCTGGGGTCGTGGCGGTCGTACGACAGGTTCGGGATCGTCGCCGCGGCGGGCGACGTGTCCCGGGACGACCCTCCCGGTGAGGGGACGGAGGCCGCGGCCACCCAGGCGTATCTGCTGGACCGGGTCCGCCCCGGTCAGGAGGTGGTCCTGCGCAGACGCCACGACCTGCCGATGGGCGACGCACAGAGCCCGCCGTACGTCCTTCTGCACGACGGCCGGGAGATCGGGGAGGCGTCGCGTCGGTTCCGCGAGGGGCTGTTCCAGGTGCAGAAGGTCAGCCGCACCTGGGACCCTTGGTGGCCCGACGAGATCCACGGTCTGCGGATCGACACCCTGGAGACGGTGACGGGCAGCATCGCCGCCGGCGCCAACGCGGGACTCGGTGATCGAGGTGTGTGGATCGCCCCGCGGATCACCGGCATCGGCCGGTACCGCCGAGCCGACACGGACGAGGAGCAGAGCGCATGA
- a CDS encoding DUF1998 domain-containing protein has translation MTPPPARRRRAGADGTAPAHNLPRRGAVRRAQAITTYGVGSLIAVDNESFVVSGLDSADTSWSTEESPRIHERRLERLLDVDHFRLPPASDDHSRDGVRVRRFPLMHSCPECNELQRHRDFNPPPGRSVCGTCEVDLVPSRFVVACENGHLGEFPYWQWVHRSTERGAATAGQCGGRLRLRTSGRTSSLRSILVSCTCGKAPEVSMEGSFRRNALQDLGIRCRGTRPWLGSSAPAQECGLVLRTLQRGSSAVWQPVQKSALSIPPWSDSRTDPLAEHWNALREYDNPEHVRIYLQGVFKGKCPVPLDEVMTLLAAELEEDPDSETPPSFDHRYRALRVKEYESLRSGNDASEHSREEQFVCETPLGDGGVLAPLGVTGPMLVKRLREVRALKAFTRLADPDSTTDTKEVPLSASPLRWLPAMEVRGEGVFLRLSEDRLGIWEKVPAVAARIERMRAAHQRVLDQRAGDLGQAVPSPATPRMVLLHTLAHVLINEWSLESGYPASALRERLYAADDMAGVLVYTATSDSAGSLGGLVAQGEPDLLDRTIRSAVRRAEWCSSDPLCVETEASGTGGTNLAACHACVMLPETSCEHNNILLDRALLVGTPEDPHLGFFADVLRQ, from the coding sequence ATGACCCCGCCACCCGCTCGCCGTCGCCGCGCCGGCGCCGACGGCACCGCTCCGGCCCACAACCTTCCGCGGCGCGGCGCCGTCCGCCGTGCGCAGGCGATCACCACGTACGGCGTCGGATCGCTGATCGCGGTGGACAACGAGTCCTTCGTCGTCTCGGGCCTGGACAGCGCGGACACGAGTTGGAGCACGGAGGAATCCCCCCGGATCCACGAGCGCCGGCTGGAACGGCTGCTCGATGTCGACCACTTCCGACTGCCCCCCGCGTCCGACGACCACAGCAGGGACGGAGTGCGGGTCCGTCGCTTCCCCCTGATGCACTCCTGCCCCGAGTGCAATGAACTGCAGCGCCACCGAGACTTCAACCCGCCACCGGGCCGGAGCGTCTGCGGCACGTGCGAGGTCGATCTCGTGCCCTCCCGTTTCGTGGTGGCGTGCGAGAACGGGCACCTCGGGGAGTTCCCCTACTGGCAGTGGGTGCACCGCTCCACCGAGCGGGGTGCCGCCACGGCGGGACAGTGCGGCGGCCGGCTCAGGCTCCGCACGTCCGGTCGTACGTCGTCGCTCCGGTCGATCCTCGTCTCGTGCACCTGCGGGAAGGCCCCCGAGGTCTCGATGGAGGGCTCGTTCCGCCGGAACGCGCTCCAGGATCTGGGCATCAGGTGCCGGGGCACCCGCCCGTGGCTCGGTTCGTCCGCCCCGGCGCAGGAGTGCGGACTGGTCCTGCGCACGCTCCAGCGCGGTTCCTCGGCGGTGTGGCAGCCGGTGCAGAAGTCGGCGCTCTCGATCCCGCCGTGGAGCGACAGCCGCACGGACCCGCTGGCGGAGCACTGGAACGCCTTGCGCGAGTACGACAACCCCGAGCACGTGAGGATCTATCTCCAGGGTGTGTTCAAGGGGAAGTGCCCGGTGCCTCTGGACGAGGTGATGACGCTGCTCGCCGCCGAGCTCGAGGAGGACCCCGACAGCGAGACGCCTCCCTCGTTCGACCATCGCTACCGCGCCCTGCGCGTCAAGGAGTACGAGAGCCTCCGCTCGGGCAACGACGCGAGCGAGCACTCGCGCGAGGAGCAGTTCGTCTGCGAGACCCCGCTGGGCGACGGCGGCGTGCTCGCCCCGCTCGGCGTCACGGGCCCGATGCTCGTCAAGCGGCTCCGCGAGGTGCGTGCGCTGAAGGCCTTCACCCGGCTCGCCGACCCCGACTCGACGACCGACACGAAGGAGGTACCGCTGTCCGCATCCCCCCTTCGCTGGCTTCCGGCCATGGAGGTACGCGGCGAAGGGGTGTTCCTCCGGCTGTCCGAGGACCGCCTCGGAATCTGGGAGAAGGTCCCGGCCGTGGCCGCCCGGATCGAACGGATGCGTGCCGCCCACCAACGGGTGTTGGACCAACGGGCCGGTGACCTGGGTCAAGCGGTCCCTTCCCCGGCCACCCCCCGCATGGTGCTGCTGCACACCCTGGCCCATGTCCTCATCAACGAGTGGAGCCTGGAGTCGGGATACCCGGCTTCGGCGCTCCGCGAGCGGCTGTACGCGGCCGACGACATGGCCGGCGTACTCGTCTACACGGCGACCAGCGACTCCGCCGGAAGCCTGGGCGGGCTCGTGGCCCAAGGCGAACCCGACCTTCTCGACCGGACGATCCGCTCGGCCGTCCGCCGCGCCGAGTGGTGCTCCTCCGACCCGCTCTGCGTGGAGACCGAGGCGTCAGGCACCGGCGGTACGAACCTGGCCGCCTGCCACGCCTGCGTGATGCTCCCGGAGACCAGCTGCGAGCACAACAACATCCTGCTGGACCGCGCGCTGCTCGTCGGCACCCCGGAAGATCCTCACCTGGGCTTCTTCGCGGACGTACTGCGGCAGTGA
- a CDS encoding alpha/beta hydrolase domain-containing protein, producing the protein MNTRRAVLAVVASTCLFLGLSGITESTSAAANAVGPEVTGPVTGGKGAVVLQGTSFDLGGVGYTQSEFFLSGTATSYTSANPLGSDGRWDVTPASTAPYTTRIVMNRPSNPTRFNGTVVVEWLNVSAGLDTAPEWIYTHNELIREGYAWIGVSAQAVGVAATKAADPVRYAALSHPGDSYSYDIFTQAGQAVRDSAAKILGGLRPRTVLAEGESQSAFRLTTYVDAVQPLAHAYDGFLVHSRAGFAAALSQAPQADVPTPAVVEFRTDTDVPVLTVQTETDLMLLGYLTARQPDTGRLRFWEVAGTAHADDYVANVGAADTGNGAVSAGELDAMLDPPTGTPAFSCADPINTGPAHYVMDGAQHALRGWVLTGIPPAKTAQLQVTTSSDGTPAFVLDANGNATGGIRTPAVDAPVAALSGLGQTGSAQFCFLFGTTTPFTAAKLAALYPTHAEFVRQWAARTAAAVAAGTIRPADAADLVEAAVRSGIGG; encoded by the coding sequence ATGAACACGAGACGTGCGGTGTTGGCCGTGGTGGCGAGCACCTGCCTGTTCTTAGGGTTGTCAGGGATCACTGAGTCAACTTCCGCTGCGGCAAACGCAGTTGGACCGGAGGTCACCGGTCCGGTCACCGGCGGCAAGGGTGCCGTCGTACTGCAAGGCACGTCGTTCGACCTGGGCGGCGTGGGATACACGCAGTCGGAGTTCTTCCTCTCCGGCACCGCCACCTCGTACACCTCGGCCAACCCGCTGGGCTCGGACGGCCGTTGGGACGTGACTCCGGCGAGCACCGCGCCGTACACGACCAGGATTGTCATGAACAGGCCATCGAACCCGACCCGTTTCAACGGGACGGTCGTGGTGGAGTGGCTCAACGTCTCCGCCGGTCTGGACACGGCCCCGGAGTGGATCTACACCCACAACGAACTGATCCGCGAGGGCTACGCCTGGATCGGCGTCTCCGCCCAGGCGGTCGGCGTGGCCGCCACCAAGGCCGCCGACCCGGTCCGTTACGCGGCCCTGTCCCACCCGGGGGACAGCTACTCCTACGACATCTTCACCCAGGCCGGACAGGCCGTACGGGACTCCGCGGCCAAGATCCTCGGCGGGCTCCGGCCCCGTACCGTGCTGGCCGAGGGCGAGTCCCAGTCCGCGTTCCGCCTGACGACGTACGTCGACGCGGTCCAGCCCTTGGCCCACGCCTACGACGGATTCCTCGTCCACAGCAGGGCCGGATTCGCCGCGGCCCTCTCGCAGGCGCCCCAGGCGGACGTACCCACCCCCGCGGTCGTCGAGTTCCGTACCGACACGGACGTCCCGGTGCTCACCGTGCAGACCGAGACCGACCTGATGCTCCTGGGGTATCTGACGGCTCGTCAACCCGACACCGGGCGGCTGCGGTTCTGGGAGGTCGCGGGCACCGCGCACGCTGACGACTACGTCGCGAATGTCGGCGCCGCGGACACGGGCAACGGGGCGGTGAGCGCTGGGGAGTTGGACGCCATGCTCGACCCGCCGACCGGGACCCCCGCCTTCTCCTGCGCCGACCCGATCAACACCGGCCCGGCGCACTACGTCATGGACGGCGCCCAACACGCCCTGCGCGGCTGGGTCTTGACCGGGATCCCGCCAGCCAAGACTGCTCAGCTGCAGGTGACCACCAGCAGCGACGGCACACCCGCGTTCGTCCTGGACGCCAACGGCAACGCCACCGGCGGAATCCGCACGCCGGCCGTCGACGCGCCGGTCGCCGCCCTGTCCGGCCTCGGCCAGACCGGGTCGGCCCAGTTCTGCTTCCTCTTCGGTACGACGACACCGTTCACCGCCGCCAAGCTGGCCGCGCTGTACCCCACGCACGCGGAGTTCGTGAGGCAGTGGGCGGCTCGGACGGCGGCCGCGGTGGCCGCGGGGACGATCCGGCCCGCCGACGCGGCGGACCTTGTCGAGGCGGCGGTGAGGTCCGGCATCGGGGGGTGA
- a CDS encoding TetR/AcrR family transcriptional regulator, with product MATETGLRERKKARTRAALASAAMRLALERGVENVTAEAIAEAADVSPRTFRNYFSGKEEAIVAELVDGMGYIAEGLRARPAGEPLWESLRHALMFSASLPPEQLEQLAVKVRMVMASRALLGSQLAIFERLGQELAVVIAERTGTDARSDLYPRLTAVVAANALRLAVFMWLESDGGLDLAEVTADALARLRAGLPEP from the coding sequence GTGGCGACGGAGACCGGTCTACGGGAGCGCAAGAAGGCGCGGACGCGCGCCGCGTTGGCGAGCGCGGCGATGCGGCTGGCGTTGGAGCGCGGGGTGGAGAACGTCACCGCCGAGGCGATCGCCGAGGCGGCGGACGTGTCGCCGCGCACCTTCCGCAACTACTTCTCCGGCAAGGAGGAGGCGATCGTCGCCGAGTTGGTCGACGGCATGGGGTACATCGCCGAGGGACTGCGCGCCCGCCCGGCCGGTGAACCGCTGTGGGAATCGCTGCGGCACGCCCTGATGTTCTCGGCCTCCCTGCCGCCGGAGCAGCTTGAGCAACTGGCCGTCAAGGTACGGATGGTGATGGCGAGCAGGGCTCTGCTGGGTTCGCAGCTGGCGATCTTCGAGCGGCTCGGCCAGGAGCTCGCCGTGGTCATCGCCGAGCGCACGGGGACGGACGCGCGCAGCGATCTGTACCCGCGCCTGACCGCCGTTGTGGCAGCCAACGCGTTGAGGCTGGCGGTCTTCATGTGGCTGGAGAGCGACGGCGGCCTGGACCTCGCCGAGGTGACGGCCGACGCGCTCGCGCGACTGCGGGCCGGGCTTCCCGAGCCGTAG
- a CDS encoding HupE/UreJ family protein, whose protein sequence is MTRPRTWLTTALLRLVAGIAIAVPAALLLGASPAAAHPMPHSVVQLDVYQASVTARLALPVDDFSRASGIDLNTVKSTALAGKAVAIRAYLAGHIRPTTLKGEAWQVTIGALSLSRTEQTSTGPYRELVAKAVLTPPTGADVRHFILGYDVIVHQVITHITLVSVRQDWAAGRVEGDGATQVGTIRLDVRHMKVPPLVVDLGEGSAWRGFVAMLELGGNHILTGTDHLLFLLILLLPAPLLAVGGRWRGLAGPRAALRRIGGITLAFTVGHSVALAATALTRFEIPGRPVEAFIAASILVGAVHAIRPLFPGKEALVAGVFGLGHGMAFSFVLAEMRLSTGQLATSLLAFNLGIELVQLLLVCLALPSLLVLARLRVQPALRVGGALITATAAVGWLMDRVGLPNPVARVADSAGSHTTGMLTVLAVAAVGAGVWTLVDRQRRCRSGELEADAGADAESVPGSALSRVP, encoded by the coding sequence ATGACCCGACCGCGAACTTGGCTGACCACAGCGCTACTTCGCCTGGTGGCCGGGATCGCGATCGCGGTACCGGCGGCGCTCCTGCTCGGAGCGTCGCCGGCCGCCGCGCACCCGATGCCGCACTCTGTGGTCCAACTCGACGTGTACCAGGCCTCGGTGACCGCGCGGCTGGCGCTGCCGGTCGACGACTTCTCCCGGGCGAGCGGCATCGATCTCAACACGGTCAAGTCAACCGCCCTGGCTGGTAAGGCCGTTGCGATCCGTGCCTATCTGGCCGGGCACATCCGCCCGACCACCCTCAAGGGTGAGGCGTGGCAGGTCACCATCGGTGCGCTGAGCCTCAGCCGTACCGAGCAGACCTCCACCGGCCCGTACCGCGAGCTGGTCGCGAAGGCCGTACTCACCCCGCCGACGGGAGCGGATGTGCGGCACTTCATCCTTGGCTACGACGTGATCGTGCACCAAGTGATCACGCATATAACGCTGGTGTCGGTTCGTCAGGACTGGGCCGCGGGTCGGGTCGAGGGTGACGGTGCCACGCAGGTGGGCACCATCCGTCTCGATGTCCGGCACATGAAGGTTCCACCGCTGGTCGTCGACCTCGGTGAGGGGAGTGCCTGGCGCGGTTTCGTCGCCATGCTCGAACTGGGCGGCAACCACATCCTCACCGGCACCGACCATCTGCTGTTTCTGCTCATCCTGCTGCTCCCCGCACCGTTGTTGGCGGTCGGTGGACGCTGGAGGGGGCTGGCCGGTCCGCGTGCGGCGCTCAGGCGCATCGGCGGTATCACCCTCGCCTTCACAGTCGGCCACTCCGTCGCCCTTGCGGCAACTGCCCTCACCCGCTTCGAGATTCCCGGCCGACCGGTCGAGGCCTTCATCGCGGCCAGCATTCTCGTGGGCGCGGTCCATGCGATCCGCCCTCTGTTCCCCGGCAAGGAAGCGCTCGTGGCGGGCGTCTTCGGCCTGGGGCACGGCATGGCGTTCTCGTTCGTCCTCGCCGAAATGCGCCTGTCCACAGGCCAGTTGGCGACCAGCCTGCTGGCCTTCAACCTGGGCATCGAGCTCGTCCAACTCCTGCTGGTCTGCCTGGCGTTGCCGTCGCTGCTGGTCCTCGCGAGGTTGCGGGTGCAGCCCGCGCTGCGGGTGGGCGGTGCGTTGATCACGGCTACGGCGGCTGTCGGGTGGCTGATGGATCGGGTGGGGTTGCCGAATCCGGTGGCCAGGGTGGCAGATAGTGCGGGGTCCCATACGACGGGGATGCTGACGGTGCTTGCGGTGGCGGCGGTCGGGGCGGGTGTGTGGACGTTGGTCGATCGCCAACGCAGGTGCAGATCAGGGGAGTTGGAGGCGGACGCCGGTGCGGACGCGGAGTCCGTACCCGGATCGGCGCTCTCCAGGGTGCCGTAG
- a CDS encoding DUF3500 domain-containing protein — protein sequence MANASTDSQGGKSAAGVKRPVDKKATGVGAVVSAANAFLNTLDADQQAEVLLDFSQANATAWSNLPCGSSCRPGIQLGSLTDTQLAAAMKVVKLATGTGKGTGYDQITQIIKADDVLNAAQSTSSAGPAPSDTASSTASADPSASSTATDAPTDVPTGTPPSGGAGGGGMGGYGSGVYFLAFLGTPSVDGTWQLHFGGHHLAVNETYKKGKVAGASPFFVGVEPSSWTADDGTTYSPLEAQRNGMLALTGSLSTEQLATAKLTESFSDVLLGPGQDGQFPATKEGIKVSSLSPKQKQLVLKAIHPWIANVDDATAKKLMKTYEHELNQTYVGYSGGTALDTQGDYVRIDGPGVWIEFVCQNGLVFQGKVHYHTVYRDHTRDYGSEFTFS from the coding sequence GTGGCTAATGCCTCGACGGACAGCCAGGGTGGTAAGTCGGCCGCAGGCGTCAAGCGGCCGGTCGACAAGAAGGCCACCGGCGTCGGTGCCGTGGTCAGCGCGGCCAACGCGTTCCTGAACACGCTGGACGCCGACCAGCAGGCGGAGGTGCTGCTGGACTTCTCGCAGGCGAACGCGACCGCGTGGTCGAACCTCCCGTGCGGCTCGTCCTGCCGTCCCGGCATCCAGCTGGGGTCCCTGACGGACACTCAACTCGCCGCCGCCATGAAGGTGGTGAAGCTCGCCACGGGCACCGGCAAGGGCACCGGGTACGACCAGATCACGCAGATCATCAAGGCCGACGACGTGCTCAACGCCGCACAGAGCACCAGCTCCGCGGGTCCGGCGCCGTCGGACACCGCGTCGAGCACGGCCTCCGCCGACCCGTCCGCCAGCTCGACTGCCACGGATGCTCCGACCGACGTTCCGACCGGCACCCCGCCCTCCGGCGGCGCCGGCGGCGGTGGCATGGGCGGCTACGGAAGCGGCGTCTATTTCCTGGCGTTCCTCGGTACCCCCTCGGTTGACGGCACCTGGCAGTTGCACTTCGGCGGGCACCACCTCGCCGTCAACGAGACCTACAAGAAGGGGAAGGTGGCGGGCGCCAGTCCGTTCTTCGTCGGGGTCGAGCCCAGCAGCTGGACCGCCGACGACGGCACCACGTACTCGCCCCTTGAGGCGCAGCGCAACGGCATGCTCGCCCTCACCGGGAGCCTGAGCACGGAACAGCTGGCCACCGCCAAGCTGACCGAGTCGTTCAGTGATGTGCTCCTCGGCCCGGGGCAGGACGGCCAGTTCCCGGCGACCAAGGAAGGCATCAAGGTCAGCTCGCTGTCACCGAAGCAGAAGCAGCTGGTCCTGAAGGCCATCCACCCCTGGATCGCCAACGTGGACGACGCCACCGCGAAGAAGCTCATGAAGACGTACGAGCATGAGCTGAACCAGACCTACGTCGGCTACTCCGGCGGCACCGCGTTGGACACCCAGGGCGACTACGTCCGCATCGACGGCCCCGGCGTGTGGATCGAGTTCGTCTGCCAGAACGGCCTGGTCTTCCAGGGCAAGGTCCACTACCACACGGTGTACCGCGACCACACCCGCGACTACGGCAGCGAGTTCACCTTCTCATGA
- a CDS encoding MFS transporter: MASASESARAGGSESAGGGAGAGAGAETPGGSGGGRTITSSIPARLDRLPWSRWHWTIVIGLGTVWILDGLEVTVVGNIAGRLSEPGSGLPISSGQITGIAAALYVAGACAGALFWGRLTDLYGRKKLFMITLVVYLAATALTAASFSTWWFFTFRFLTGFGIGGEYAAINSAIDELIPAYCRGRVDLIINGSFWVGAVGGSLLSIVALNTSIFAADVGWRLTFALGAVLALVILLVRRHVPESPRWLLIHGRDREADEVVTSIERRIEAERGRELPPAEGEITIHQRRSVSFAEIARTIFHDYPKRATLGFSLFIGQAFLYNAITFGFGAILTKFFNVPTGNTGYYFAVIAVGNFMGPLLLGRLFDTVGRRVMISSTYLLSGLLLFGTAWLFDRGSLSATTMTACWCAVLFFASAGASSAYLTVSEIFPMETRAMSIAFFYALGTAAGGISGPLLFADLTGTGKVGDTVLAFQIGAGLMCAAGLVAAVLAVRAEGRSLEDVATPLTAVDAKVAPASP; encoded by the coding sequence ATGGCCAGTGCGAGTGAGAGTGCGCGTGCGGGTGGGAGTGAGAGTGCGGGTGGGGGTGCGGGTGCGGGTGCGGGTGCCGAGACTCCGGGTGGGAGTGGCGGTGGTCGGACGATCACCTCGTCCATCCCGGCCCGGCTCGACCGCCTTCCGTGGTCCCGCTGGCACTGGACGATCGTCATCGGCCTCGGCACGGTGTGGATCCTCGACGGCCTGGAGGTCACGGTCGTCGGCAACATCGCGGGGCGCCTCTCCGAGCCCGGCAGCGGGCTGCCGATCAGCTCCGGTCAGATCACCGGTATCGCGGCGGCGCTGTATGTGGCGGGGGCGTGCGCGGGTGCGCTGTTCTGGGGGCGTCTGACCGATCTCTACGGTCGTAAGAAGCTCTTCATGATCACGCTGGTGGTGTATCTGGCGGCGACGGCTCTCACTGCGGCCTCCTTCTCCACCTGGTGGTTCTTCACGTTCCGTTTCCTCACCGGCTTCGGGATCGGTGGCGAGTACGCGGCGATCAACTCGGCGATCGATGAGCTGATCCCGGCGTACTGCCGGGGCCGCGTGGACCTGATCATCAACGGCAGTTTCTGGGTGGGCGCGGTGGGCGGGTCGTTGTTGTCGATCGTCGCGCTGAACACGAGCATCTTCGCGGCGGACGTGGGGTGGCGGCTGACCTTCGCGTTGGGTGCCGTGCTCGCGCTGGTCATTCTTCTTGTACGGCGGCATGTGCCGGAGAGTCCGCGGTGGCTGCTGATCCATGGGCGGGACCGGGAGGCGGACGAGGTGGTGACCTCTATCGAGCGCCGGATCGAGGCGGAGCGGGGGCGCGAACTGCCGCCCGCCGAGGGCGAGATCACCATCCATCAGCGTAGGAGTGTTTCGTTCGCGGAGATCGCCCGCACGATCTTCCACGACTATCCCAAGCGGGCGACGCTTGGTTTCTCGCTCTTCATCGGGCAGGCGTTCCTCTACAACGCGATCACCTTCGGCTTCGGCGCGATCCTGACGAAGTTCTTCAACGTGCCTACGGGCAACACCGGTTACTACTTCGCGGTCATCGCGGTCGGCAACTTCATGGGGCCGTTGTTGTTGGGCAGGCTGTTCGACACGGTGGGGCGCCGGGTGATGATCTCGTCGACGTATCTGCTGTCGGGGCTGTTGCTGTTCGGTACGGCGTGGCTGTTCGACCGGGGGTCGCTGAGCGCGACCACGATGACGGCGTGCTGGTGCGCGGTGCTGTTCTTCGCGTCGGCGGGTGCGTCCAGTGCGTATCTGACGGTGTCGGAGATCTTTCCGATGGAGACGCGGGCGATGTCGATCGCGTTCTTCTACGCGCTGGGTACGGCGGCGGGGGGTATCAGCGGGCCGCTCTTGTTCGCGGATCTCACGGGGACGGGGAAGGTGGGGGACACGGTGCTCGCCTTCCAGATCGGGGCCGGGTTGATGTGTGCGGCGGGGCTGGTGGCGGCGGTGTTGGCGGTGCGGGCGGAGGGGCGGTCGCTGGAGGATGTGGCTACGCCGTTGACTGCGGTTGACGCGAAAGTCGCGCCGGCGTCTCCGTGA